The Daucus carota subsp. sativus chromosome 9, DH1 v3.0, whole genome shotgun sequence genome window below encodes:
- the LOC108201359 gene encoding uncharacterized protein LOC108201359, with protein sequence MESVGPHSCLSTTITRDHPNLTSSEIAGVIKSQIVADPTIKEKVLLATAKDKFGYEPGRKKIRNAKKIAMEDIHGSWEGSYEDLPHLMEALQSFNVATKEVTFRRLFWAFKPCIDGFEYCRPVILIDGTHLYGPYPGVLLSATAVDGFSHILPLAFAIVESENNSSWDWFMDRLRSLVVGRRHGICVISDKHLGIMAAMQKEGWCEPLNHHRYCVRHFATNFSTKFKKAGLKDRLVELAYQVQPKKFELLWGELLALEPRALTWFEDKPVRNWSLTHDHEHHRFGIMTTNHAESWNKAIVDARRLPLTSLMNFHAFVGDWYKLENQSKIYNGIFEPIPNKGDPRYPTELAFPRVVHDPDMEKKKGRRKATRYRNEIDFQSRGKHGGTSSRDS encoded by the exons ATGGAGAGTGTAGGACCACATAGTTGCTTGAGCACTACCATCACACGAGACCATCCCAACTTGACATCCTCGGAGATTGCTGGAGTGATTAAATCTCAAATTGTTGCTGATCCGACAATTAAGGAGAAGGTGTTGCTAGCCACTGCTAAAGATAAGTTTGGGTATGAGCCGGGACGAAAGAAGATTAGGAATGCAAAGAAGATTGCAATGGAGGATATTCATGGCTCGTGGGAAGGATCATACGAGGACTTGCCACATTTGATGGAAGCTCTTCAGTCCTTCAATGTGGCCACGAAG GAAGTGACATTTAGGAGATTGttctgggcttttaagccctgCATTGATGGCTTCGAGTATTGCAGACCCGTCATACTGATAGACGGGACTCATTTGTATGGACCATATCCGGGTGTTCTTCTAAGTGCAACAGCTGTAGATGGGTTTAGTCACATTCTACCATTGGCGTTTGCTATAGTGGAGTCGGAGAACAACTCTAGCTGGGATTGGTTCATGGATAGGTTGAGGAGCTTGGTGGTTGGTCGGAGGCATGGGATATGTGTCATTTCTGATAAACATTTAGGGATCATGGCAGCTATGCAGAAGGAGGGATGGTGTGAGCCACTTAATCATCATCGGTACTGTGTGAGACATTTTGCCACAAACTTTTCCACCAAATTCAAGAAAGCTGGATTGAAGGATAGATTGGTTGAGTTGGCATATCAGGTCCAGCCTAAGAAATTTGAACTACTATGGGGGGAGTTGTTGGCACTAGAGCCCCGAGCACTTACATGGTTTGAGGACAAACCAGTAAGGAACTGGTCACTGACACATGACCATGAGCATCATCGTTTTGGCATCATGACTACCAACCACGCTGAGAGTTGGAACAAAGCAATTGTCGACGCTCGGAGGCTCCCGCTTACTTCATTG ATGAACTTCCATGCGTTTGTTGGAGATTGGTACAAGTTAGAGAACCAGTCAAAGATTTATAATGGTATCTTTGAGCCAATTCCAAACAAGGGTGATCCTCGATATCCTACAGAGCTTGCTTTCCCAAGAGTTGTGCATGACCCCGATatggagaagaagaaggggCGAAGAAAAGCAACGAGATACAGGAACGAGATAGATTTCCAGAGCCGGGGAAAGCATGGAGGGACTTCATCGAGAGACAGTTGA